The Malus domestica chromosome 10, GDT2T_hap1 genome contains a region encoding:
- the LOC103446359 gene encoding transcription factor VOZ1 gives MKGSKSNCKSASHNLFKDKAKNRVDDLQGMFMDLQFARKESRSIDAALLEEQVHQMLREWKAELNEPSPASSLQQQGGSLGSFSSDICRLLQLCEEEDDATSPLAAPKPEPNDQNLQVGESLVFHEGFSVNQGQQEHAMPLADQSKSSPSGVRNVAVNNLEGANQLDYHQFELHQDFEQSFYPCFNATALSGEDTLPQVSTYLPSIFPPPSAFLGPKCALWDCPRPAQGMDWWLDYCSSFHAALALNEGPPGMGPVLRPGGIGLKDGLLFAALSAKAQGKSVGIPECEGAATAKSPWNARELFDLSVLEGEVIREWLFFDKPRRAFESGNRKQRSLPDYNGRGWHESRKQVMNEYGGLKRSYYMDPQPSNHFEWHLYEYEINKCDACALYRLELKLVDGKKNSKGKLTNDSVADLQKQMGRLSAEFPIDNKRIVKGRAKVNAKVGVGNVYHSPNRGTTTNATFDYGSGAPYDYLLDDVNGYYIT, from the exons ATGAAGGGTTCAAAGAGCAATTGCAAGTCCGCTTCTCACAATCTTTTCAAGGACAAAGCAAAGAACCGTGTTGATGACTTGCAGGGCATGTTCATGGACCTCCAGTTTGCTAGAAAGGAGAGCCGCTCCATCGATGCTGCACTCCTCGAAGAACAAGTGCATCAGATGCTACGTGAGTGGAAAGCCGAGCTAAATGAGCCCTCCCCGGCTTCTTCTTTGCAGCAGCAG GGTGGCAGTCTTGGTTCGTTCTCTTCGGACATTTGCCGGCTGTTGCAGCTGTGTGAAGAGGAAGATGATGCCACTAGTCCATTAGCTGCACCGAAACCCGAGCCGAATGATCAAAACTTGCAAGTTGGAGAAAGTTTGGTCTTTCATGAG GGATTTAGTGTGAATCAAGGGCAACAGGAACATGCCATGCCGTTGGCTGATCAGAGCAAAAGCTCCCCTTCAGGAGTTCGCAATGTTGCTGTTAACAATTTGGAAGGGGCTAATCAATTGGACTATCATCAGTTTGAATTGCATCAAGACTTTGAGCAGAGTTTCTATCCTTGTTTTAATGCCACAGCTTTGAGTGGGGAGGACACATTGCCTCAGGTTTCTACTTATCTACCGAGTATTTTTCCTCCGCCATCTGCTTTCTTGGGCCCAAAGTGTGCACTTTGGGATTGCCCTAGGCCTGCTCAAGGGATGGACTGGTGGCTAGACTACTGCAGTAGCTTTCATGCTGCTTTGGCATTGAATGAAGGACCACCAGGCATGGGTCCGGTCCTTAGACCTGGGGGCATAGGCCTGAAGGACGGCCTACTTTTTGCTGCTCTTAGTGCAAAGGCACAAGGAAAAAGTGTTGGTATCCCTGAGTGCGAGGGAGCGGCTACTGCGAAGTCTCCATGGAATGCACGTG AACTCTTTGATCTTTCGGTTCTTGAGGGTGAGGTAATCAGGGAGTGGCTCTTTTTCGATAAGCCTCGAAGAGCTTTTGAGAGCGGCAACAGAAAACAGAGGTCATTGCCAGATTACAACGGACGAGGTTGGCATGAGTCGAGGAAGCAAGTGATGAATGAGTATGGAGGGCTGAAGAGGTCTTACTATATGGATCCTCAACCATCGAACCATTTTGAGTGGCACCTTTACGAGTACGAGATCAACAAGTGCGATGCTTGTGCCTTGTACAGATTGGAGCTGAAACTTGTTGATGGGAAGAAAAATTCCAAGGGCAAACTAACCAACGATTCAGTTGCTGATCTGCAGAAGCAGATGGGAAGGCTTTCCGCCGAGTTCCCCATCGATAACAAGCGCATTGTCAAGGGCAGGGCCAAAGTTAACGCAAAGGTTGGTGTCGGAAATGTCTACCACTCTCCAAATCGAGGGACAACCACAAATGCGACTTTTGACTATGGATCAGGTGCACCCTACGACTACCTTCTCGACGACGTCAACGGCTATTACATAACCTAA
- the LOC103446360 gene encoding OPA3-like protein: MVLPLLKLGTLAIKTLSKPVAARLKHQAAMHPKFRQFIVSIAQANHRMTTRMQRRIYSRATDVKIRPLNEEKAVQAAVDLIGELFVFSVATVALIFEVQRSARSEARKEEARKRELEALKQRDEALSREVELLKEKLEELEKLARGRGLSGIISFKRPDTESAKSVKPA, from the exons atggtgcttccGCTCCTGAAGCTCGGGACTTTGGCCATCAAAACTCTGAGCAAACCCGTCGCCGCCAGGCTCAAACATCAAGCTGCAATGCACCCCAAGTTCCGCCAGTTCATCGTCAGCATCGCACAG GCAAACCATCGAATGACCACGAGAATGCAAAGGCGCATATATAGTCGTGCCACTGATGTTAAGATTCGCCCTTTGAATGAGGAGAAGGCTGTGCAGGCTGCTGTGGACCTTATTGGCGAGCTCTTTGTCTTCTCG GTTGCAACAGTTGCTTTGATATTTGAAGTGCAAAGAAGTGCTCGATCAGAAGCCAGAAAGGAGGAAGCACGCAAGCGAGAACTGGAG GCACTGAAGCAAAGAGACGAAGCCTTATCAAGAGAAGTAGAACTTCTTAAGGAAAAacttgaagaactagagaagcttgCCAGGGGACGTGGACTTAGTGGGATTATCAGTTTCAAGCGCCCTGATACAGAATCTGCAAAGTCAGTAAAGCCAGCCTGA
- the LOC103446361 gene encoding histone H3.2, with amino-acid sequence MARTKQTARKSTGGKAPRKQLATKAARKSAPATGGVKKPHRFRPGTVALREIRKYQKSTELLIRKLPFQRLVREIAQDFKTDLRFQSSAVAALQEAAEAYLVGLFEDTNLCAIHAKRVTIMPKDIQLARRIRGERA; translated from the coding sequence ATGGCTCGCACCAAGCAAACCGCTAGGAAATCCACCGGAGGAAAAGCTCCCCGCAAGCAGCTGGCCACCAAGGCGGCTCGCAAGTCTGCTCCGGCCACCGGCGGAGTGAAGAAGCCCCACCGCTTCAGGCCGGGAACCGTCGCTCTCCGTGAGATCCGCAAGTACCAGAAGAGCACCGAGCTTCTGATCCGAAAGCTTCCCTTCCAGCGCCTGGTCCGTGAGATCGCCCAGGACTTCAAGACCGACCTGAGGTTCCAGAGCTCCGCCGTGGCGGCCCTCCAGGAGGCGGCCGAGGCGTACCTTGTCGGGCTTTTTGAGGACACCAACCTCTGCGCCATCCATGCCAAGAGGGTCACCATCATGCCCAAGGATATCCAGCTCGCTAGGCGCATAAGGGGCGAGAGGGCTTAA
- the LOC103446362 gene encoding uncharacterized protein isoform X2: protein MSFEKEDLDLVLVPSGLLIMFVYHIILLYRYIHLPHTTVLGFENHDKRAWVERIMQVDKRDVGTALSVISSNTSAATFLCSISLTLSSLIGAWIGSNSSQTVFQSELIYGSTDPSILTMKYISLLTCFLLAFACFVQSARHFVHANYLISMPDSNIPAWYVQMAVIRGGHCTSTSFPERRSSNASEKGSQRWL from the exons ATGAGTTTTGAAAAGGAGGACCTTGATCTGGTTTTGGTCCCAAGTGGATTGCTAATCATGTTTGTCTATCACATCATCCTTCTCTACAGATATATCCATCTCCCTCATACCACAGTTCTTGGCTTTGAAAACCATGACAAAAGAGCTTGGGTTGAAAGAATCATGCAG GTTGATAAAAGAGATGTAGGCACAGCCCTAAGTGTGATTTCATCCAACACATCAGCAGCAACTTTTCTGTGTTCCATCTCCTTAACTCTCAGCTCCCTCATCGGAGCTTGGATCGGAAGTAATTCGAGTCAGACAGTCTTCCAGAGTGAATTAATTTATGGAAGCACCGACCCATCAATCCTCACAATGAAATACATAAGCCTCTTAACTTGTTTCCTTCTAGCCTTCGCATGCTTTGTTCAATCAGCAAGGCACTTTGTCCATGCAAACTATCTGATCAGCATGCCGGACAGTAACATTCCGGCGTGGTACGTGCAGATGGCGGTCATAAGGGGAG GCCACTGCACCAGCACCAGCTTCCCGGAAAGGAGATCATCAAACGCGTCGGAGAAAGGATCTCAGAGGTGGCTGTGA
- the LOC103446362 gene encoding uncharacterized protein isoform X1, with the protein MSFEKEDLDLVLVPSGLLIMFVYHIILLYRYIHLPHTTVLGFENHDKRAWVERIMQVDKRDVGTALSVISSNTSAATFLCSISLTLSSLIGAWIGSNSSQTVFQSELIYGSTDPSILTMKYISLLTCFLLAFACFVQSARHFVHANYLISMPDSNIPAWYVQMAVIRGGDFWSLGLRALYFSFTLLLWFFGPIPMFISSMVLVMVLHYLDTNTRPLHQHQLPGKEIIKRVGERISEVAVTIQRHTERVETTRTTA; encoded by the exons ATGAGTTTTGAAAAGGAGGACCTTGATCTGGTTTTGGTCCCAAGTGGATTGCTAATCATGTTTGTCTATCACATCATCCTTCTCTACAGATATATCCATCTCCCTCATACCACAGTTCTTGGCTTTGAAAACCATGACAAAAGAGCTTGGGTTGAAAGAATCATGCAG GTTGATAAAAGAGATGTAGGCACAGCCCTAAGTGTGATTTCATCCAACACATCAGCAGCAACTTTTCTGTGTTCCATCTCCTTAACTCTCAGCTCCCTCATCGGAGCTTGGATCGGAAGTAATTCGAGTCAGACAGTCTTCCAGAGTGAATTAATTTATGGAAGCACCGACCCATCAATCCTCACAATGAAATACATAAGCCTCTTAACTTGTTTCCTTCTAGCCTTCGCATGCTTTGTTCAATCAGCAAGGCACTTTGTCCATGCAAACTATCTGATCAGCATGCCGGACAGTAACATTCCGGCGTGGTACGTGCAGATGGCGGTCATAAGGGGAGGTGATTTCTGGTCACTTGGGCTTAGAGCACTCTATTTTTCTTTCACTCTTTTGCTATGGTTTTTCGGTCCGATTCCAATGTTTATTTCCTCCATGGTTTTGGTCATGGTCCTCCATTACCTTGACACAAACACCAGGCCACTGCACCAGCACCAGCTTCCCGGAAAGGAGATCATCAAACGCGTCGGAGAAAGGATCTCAGAGGTGGCTGTGACCATTCAGCGTCATACAGAAAGGGTTGAAACTACGAGAACTACTGCGTAA